The Roseimicrobium gellanilyticum DNA segment TTTTCATCTCCGCATTCGACGGTCACTTCAAGGACGCACTGGATGGCATGCGCCTCTATGGTCAGGAGAAGCACTGGCAGTGGCTGGAAAAGTTCGGCGCCAATCTCATTCCCTACTCGCGCATCATGATCCTGGTCATCGCGCTAAGCTTCATCCAGTGGCTCACCATGGCGCGCATCGTGCGTGGGCAGGTGCTGGTGCTCAAGGAACTGGCCTTCGTCACGGCGGCGCGCACCATGGGGCAGAGTGGCTGGGCCATCCTCTGGAAGCATCTCTGGCCAAACCTCAGCACCATCGTCCTCACCTACCTCACACTCACCATCCCGGCGGTGATTCGTGACGAGAGTTTTCTCAGCTTCCTCGGGTTGGGCATCGATGACCCAGCGGCGAGCTGGGGTTCCCTACTGAAGGACGGCGCACAGGTCATCAACCCGCTCGACAGCAAGTGGTGGCTGCTGGCCTTCCCGGCCGGTCTGATGTCCGCCTGCCTGCTTGCGCTCAATTTCCTCGGGGACGGATTGCGGGACGCCTTTGACCCGAAAAGCAACGATTAGCCCGGATCCGCATTCTGTGCATTGACACAATGCACTGGCCACTCCACGTTGACGTCCGTCGCAGATCCTATGGCTTCGAAAGCAAAATCCCGACGGACCAAGCTCCAGGCTCGCAAGTGCACAGCTACTCGCATGTGCTCCATCAGCTCCACCGGTGTGGTGTTTCTGAATGCCAGGGCACTCGATGTCTCTTCTGAGATCACCCTCAGCGTCCAGACGAACATTCTTGGCAATGAGCAGGAGTGGACCGTCCACGGCTGGGTGGTGGAGTGCGTGCCCGCGGAGGAGCAGCGGGGGACTTTCAAGGTCACCTTGCTATTCTCCAATCTGCCGAAGGAGCTCCAGCAACTCCTGGCCCTTGCCGAAGGCTGCCACGGGGCCAGCGCTTGCAAGCGTGTGCCGGGTGCGGAGTTGTTTGGGCTGAATTGAGAGCGTTGGCGTCAATTCAAATCGTTGCAGCCCTGGGAGCGCTGGCCTCTGGCCGGCGTCTTTGAAGCTTATACGCCGCAAGCAGGCGGCAGCGAAAATACGCCGACGGGACGTCAGCGCTCCCAGGGCTGCATCCGGCGCATGAGCCGTCATGGTAGTTCTGTGCCGCATCCCGACGGTTTGGTGCTGACCTGGGGCGTACGGACCCTGCGAGTGAATGGACACGGGCGCGGCGGCGTATTCGTGCTCCATGCAAACCGCTCTCAAGGCAAAGCTGTCCTCTTTCATGTTCCTCCAGTACTTCATCTGGGGTTCATGGTATGCGAGCATGGGAACCTACCTGGCGAATACCCTCAAGTTCGGTGGTGAGCAAATCGGTGCGGCGTATGGAGCTTTTGCCATCGGAGCGATGATCTCGCCCTTCTTTGTGGGACTCATCGCTGACCGTTACTTTGCCTCTGAGAAATTGCTCGGCATCTTGGGCATTCTTGGCGGGGTGGTCCTGTGCTGGCTTCCCAGTCTCACTACATTTGGCAGCTTCTATCCCGCGCTGATTCTGTATTGCGCGCTTTTTGTGCCCACCCTCGCTCTGGGCAATTCACTTTCACTCACACATCTTGCCGATGCGCGTACCGACTTTCCGAGGGTAAAAACACTTTCTGCCGTTGGTTGGATCGCAGGTGGTGTGACTCTCAGCTTGCTGAAGGGGGAACAGTCGCCGTTGCAGTTTTACCTCGCCGGCTCGGTCTCGATGGCATTTGGCATCTTCTCCCTCTTCCTGCCGCATACTCCCCCAACGAAGACAGGGGCAAATGTGAGCATGGCTGAAATCCTTGGGCTGGATGCGCTGGCCCTGCTGAAGAAGCCAGCCTTCGCCATCTTCGTCGTGTGCATGTTTCTCATCTGCATCCCGCTCTATTTCTACTTTGTCATGCTGGGCATCTATCTCACGGAACTGAAGTGGGAAAGCATGGCGGCGAAGATGACGCTCGCCCAGGTGTCGGATGTCATTTTCCTGTTCCTGCTCCCGGTATTCCTGAAAAAGTTTGGATACAAGAAGACCATCTTCATCGGCATCCTCGCGTGGGCACTCCGTTATCTTGCCCTTTCTGGCAGCGTGGGTGGTGCTGGCGCCCAGGTGGCGCTTATCTTTGCGGCGATCCTTCTGCACGGAGTTTGTTATGATTTCCTTTTCATCGCAGGGCAACTCTATGTCGACGACGAGGCCGGGGAACGTATTCGTGGTGCGGCCCAGGGGTTCATCGCTTTCATCCTTTGGGGTGTGGGCGCTTTTGTAGGCACGTTGCTCGCAGGCAAGGTGATGGCGGCAAACAAACTCGCCACTGCGCAAGGGACCATTGCTCACGACTGGCAGGCCATCTGGCTGACTCCGGCTCTGGGCGCGTGCGCGGTGCTTGTTGTCTTTTTGATTTTCTTCCGCGAGCCCAAGTCGCGCACCTGATTCTCCGTCTGACTCTCCATCTCCAACACGAATTCCGTTCTTTGACCTCTTTCTTATGAAGTTGCTTCCTCTTCTCGCTGCCCTCACGGTTTCAGCCCTGCTCACCCCCCTCCACGCCGAGCATAACGGCAAGCTTCAGGTCCTGCTCCTGGGGGATAGCACCACGGAAGCGCGCATTCCAAAGCAACACCAGCCCAAGGGACCTCACTTCGAGGACATCATCCGCATCCTGATGGCTGGGGAGAAGGACATGCCGCCCTGCAACGTCATCAACTCAGGGGTGAGCGGTGAGTTCATCCGCCGGTTGCTGGATTCAAAACGTTATGAGCGTGACGTCCAGAAGCTTCCCGGCCTGGACTACATCTTCATCCGCTACGGCATCAACGACCAGAACAAGCGCGAGAACTTCACCGAGAATTTCACCAAGGACTATCAGGAGCTCCTCGCGCTCCTGAAGAAGGATCACCCCAAGGCGCAGATCATCATCATGACGATCATTCCCTATGGCAATCTGGAGAAGAACCAGCAGGTGAATGCCCTCAATGAAAAGGTCGCCAAGGACGCAGGACTCCCTCTCTTCGACATCTTTCCTCGTTACCTGGCAGAGCTGAAGAAGGGCGAGAACATGCTGAACTACCGCCGCATCTCTCTGGACAAGATCCCGCCGCAGTACCTCGATATCGTGAAGCCGTTCACCTTTGAAAATCCGCCTCGCGTGGAAGTCCTGGACAACCAGCTCGACGCCATCCTCGGCCACATTCCCGCCTGGTATGCCGACCGACATCCCAATGCAGCGGGCTACAACGTGATTGCCGATGAGACGGCGAAGTATCTCACGAAGATGATTCGCGAGAAGAAGGGCGCAGCAGCTCCGGCAACAGCAAAAGCTCCGTGAGCGGAGCCTTTTCAAATTGTGCGGACTTATCTCCCCTTCGCCTGCTTCGCCAGCACCATGGCACCGAGCATCCCGGCTTGGTCGCCCAAGCCCGGTGGCACGATGTAGTTATCAATGTCCTGCAGCACCTCATTGGTCTGCACGTAGCCATTGAGCATGCGCTGCACCTCCTCGCGAATCATCGGGAAGAGCTGGGCCTGGTGCATCACACCACCCCCGAGGATGATGCGTTGCGGGGACAGCGTGAGGATGAGATTGGAAAGAGCCAGCGCCATGAGCGTGGAGAATTCTCCCCAGCACTCGTGATCTGCGGGGAACGTCTCCGCAGGGGCCCCCCAGCGAGCGGCGATGGCGGGGCCGCTGATGAGTCCCTCCAGGCAATCGCCGTGGAAAGGGCAGATGCCATCCGGGTTCGGCGCATCTGACTGGATGGCGGGAATGAACAAGTGGCCAATCTCCGGGTGCAGCGAGCCGTGCAGCGGCCTGCCATTCACCAGCACGCCACCACCGATGCCAGTGCCCACGGTAATGTAGATAAGCGGGTCGCAGCCTTCGCCATTGCCCCAGGTGTATTCGCCCAGAGCGGCAGCATTCACATCCGTGTCGAAGCCCACCGGCGCGTGGAAGAGCTCTCCCATGGAGCTCAGCAGGTCCGTATATTTCCAGCCTTCCTTCGGAGTCGTGGTGATGTAGCCGTAGGTGTCACTCTGGCGGTTTAGGTCGATGGGACCGAAGGAGCCCACCCCAATCCCTGCGATACGGCCAAGCTTGGAGGCGTTCTGGAGAAACTCCATCACGTCATGAAGCGTATCTGTGGGGGTGGTGGTGGCGATGCGGACGGAGGCGCGGATGTCATCCGGACCGGTGCCCACGGCGCAGTTGAACTTGGTGCCTCCAGCTTCGATGGCTGCGAACAGATCCGACTTCATGAGGGGCGGGGGTGTGACTGGAATGAATGGGAGTCCTTCAGCCCGAGTTCCGCATAGATTTCCCTCGTAGCCTTGCTCTTGTTTAGCGTATAGAAGTGGATTCCGTCCACCTGATGATCGAGCAAATCGGCGCACTGCTCGGTGGCATAGTGCACGCCAACGCGCTGCACGGCGTCCTCGTCGTTGCCACAGCGGGCGATGGCGCGGAGCAGCTTTGCAGGGAAGCGAGCTCCACCGGCCAATTCGGCCATGCGCTTCATCCCACCGGCGCTGGTGATGGGCATGATCCCTGCCAGGATGGGCACGTGGATGCCGGCCAGGCGGCAGCGATCGCGGAAGTCAAAGAAGTCACGATTGTCGAAAAAGAGCTGCGTGCAGATGTAGTCCGCACCGGCATCCACCTTCGCCTTCAGGTAATCCATCTCCATGAGGCGATTCGGCGTGGAGGGGTGGCCTTCGGGGAAGCCGGCCACACCGATACCAAAGCCACGGCCATCCGGATGCGCGCCATTGCTGCCAAAGCGGCGGATGAAGCGTACAAGGTCCGAGGCGTGTTGGAAGGCGTCCTTCGCCTTTTCGTAGTTGGGCAGGTTGCGCGGCGGGTCGCCACCCAGTGCGAGGATGTTGCTTACCCCGGCTTGCGCATAGCGCTCCAGGATGCTCGCGATGTCCTCCTCATTGTGGCACACGCAGGTCAGGTGCGGTACCGGGTCCAGTGAGGTGGTCTGCTTGATGCGCACGACAAGGTCATGAGTCAGGTCCCGGGTGGTGCCACCTGCGCCATAGGTCACGCTGACGAAGGCGGGTTTGTACACCTCCAGCTCGCGGATGGCTTCAAACAGGGTCTCGGCACCCTCGGGGGTCTTCGGCGGGAAGAATTCAAAGGAGAAGGTCGGCTTGCGCTCGTTGAAGATGTCACAAATGTGCATGAGAAGTGGCCACTGTAGGGACTGCCGCGCTGGTGGCAACAAGGATGCGCAAAACCCTCTGTGAGGTTCGGTGGAGTCTTCGCCTTGCACTTGCGGGCTTTGCGCGCATGCTCCCCGCCCCCCACTCCCATGCTCGCTGCTGAAAATCTCGGTATCTCCTTTGGCCCGCGCCGCCTCTTTGGCGGGCTGAACTTCACCCTGCGTGCGGGAGAGCGCGTGGCTCTGGCTGGTCCGAACGGCGCCGGCAAGTCCACCCTGCTGAAGATCATTGCCGGTGTCGAGCAGAACGACGAAGGACGTCTCATCAAGGCAAAGGCGGTGGAGGTGGGCTACCTGCCACAGGAGGGCGTGGAAGTCCATGGCCGCACGCTGATGGCCGAGGCGGAGACTGCCTTCGAAGGAGCCCTGAAACTTCAGCGTGAACTGGAAGAGACCGGTGAACTGCTGGGCCAACTCGCCCACGACACCCCTGAGTACGCGGATGCGCTGGAGGTCTTTGGGGATCTGCAGCTCCGCCTGGAGCATCACGACGTCTCCACCATGAAGCCACGCATCGAGCGCGTGCTGACCGGCTTGGGCTTCTCCCATGAGGATATGGGCCGTCTCACGGATGAGTTCAGCGGCGGCTGGCAGATGCGCATTGCCCTGGCGAAGCTCCTGCTCGCCGAGCCCAGTGTGCTGCTCCTGGACGAACCGACCAACCATCTGGACATTGAGAGCGTGGTCTGGCTGGAGGACTACATGAAGTCCTACCACGGCGCCGTGCTGCTCATCAGCCACGACCGCCAGTTTCTGGACAACCTGACGAACCGCACGCTCGCCTTTGAGAATGCGAAGGTGAATCTCTACT contains these protein-coding regions:
- a CDS encoding ABC transporter permease translates to MADGTSTANRWTGAPPNGWDVLKRNRVAMVSLWFLVFVALSAIVIPFFLPDALKTTSDASFSPPMSESADKQHVHYLGTDVNGQDLFYRLLMGAQVSMGVGLVAALVSLLIGGVYGMVSGYAGGRVDGGMMRLVDILNSVPSLLFVMIFISAFDGHFKDALDGMRLYGQEKHWQWLEKFGANLIPYSRIMILVIALSFIQWLTMARIVRGQVLVLKELAFVTAARTMGQSGWAILWKHLWPNLSTIVLTYLTLTIPAVIRDESFLSFLGLGIDDPAASWGSLLKDGAQVINPLDSKWWLLAFPAGLMSACLLALNFLGDGLRDAFDPKSND
- a CDS encoding MFS transporter, whose product is MQTALKAKLSSFMFLQYFIWGSWYASMGTYLANTLKFGGEQIGAAYGAFAIGAMISPFFVGLIADRYFASEKLLGILGILGGVVLCWLPSLTTFGSFYPALILYCALFVPTLALGNSLSLTHLADARTDFPRVKTLSAVGWIAGGVTLSLLKGEQSPLQFYLAGSVSMAFGIFSLFLPHTPPTKTGANVSMAEILGLDALALLKKPAFAIFVVCMFLICIPLYFYFVMLGIYLTELKWESMAAKMTLAQVSDVIFLFLLPVFLKKFGYKKTIFIGILAWALRYLALSGSVGGAGAQVALIFAAILLHGVCYDFLFIAGQLYVDDEAGERIRGAAQGFIAFILWGVGAFVGTLLAGKVMAANKLATAQGTIAHDWQAIWLTPALGACAVLVVFLIFFREPKSRT
- a CDS encoding SGNH/GDSL hydrolase family protein; the encoded protein is MKLLPLLAALTVSALLTPLHAEHNGKLQVLLLGDSTTEARIPKQHQPKGPHFEDIIRILMAGEKDMPPCNVINSGVSGEFIRRLLDSKRYERDVQKLPGLDYIFIRYGINDQNKRENFTENFTKDYQELLALLKKDHPKAQIIIMTIIPYGNLEKNQQVNALNEKVAKDAGLPLFDIFPRYLAELKKGENMLNYRRISLDKIPPQYLDIVKPFTFENPPRVEVLDNQLDAILGHIPAWYADRHPNAAGYNVIADETAKYLTKMIREKKGAAAPATAKAP
- a CDS encoding ROK family protein produces the protein MKSDLFAAIEAGGTKFNCAVGTGPDDIRASVRIATTTPTDTLHDVMEFLQNASKLGRIAGIGVGSFGPIDLNRQSDTYGYITTTPKEGWKYTDLLSSMGELFHAPVGFDTDVNAAALGEYTWGNGEGCDPLIYITVGTGIGGGVLVNGRPLHGSLHPEIGHLFIPAIQSDAPNPDGICPFHGDCLEGLISGPAIAARWGAPAETFPADHECWGEFSTLMALALSNLILTLSPQRIILGGGVMHQAQLFPMIREEVQRMLNGYVQTNEVLQDIDNYIVPPGLGDQAGMLGAMVLAKQAKGR
- the metF gene encoding methylenetetrahydrofolate reductase [NAD(P)H]; the protein is MHICDIFNERKPTFSFEFFPPKTPEGAETLFEAIRELEVYKPAFVSVTYGAGGTTRDLTHDLVVRIKQTTSLDPVPHLTCVCHNEEDIASILERYAQAGVSNILALGGDPPRNLPNYEKAKDAFQHASDLVRFIRRFGSNGAHPDGRGFGIGVAGFPEGHPSTPNRLMEMDYLKAKVDAGADYICTQLFFDNRDFFDFRDRCRLAGIHVPILAGIMPITSAGGMKRMAELAGGARFPAKLLRAIARCGNDEDAVQRVGVHYATEQCADLLDHQVDGIHFYTLNKSKATREIYAELGLKDSHSFQSHPRPS